In one window of Pseudomonas benzenivorans DNA:
- a CDS encoding cysteine synthase A: MNVCEGVTGAIGNTPLIRLARLSAESGCEILAKAEFLNPGGSVKDRAALAIIEDAERSGRLRGGGTVVEGTAGNTGIGLAHICAARGYRCIIVIPDNQSAEKLDLLRHLGAEVHPVPPKPYSDPHNYQKIAGRLAAELPGAIWANQFDNTANRDAHYRTTGPEIWRDTDGRVDAFVCATGTGGTLAGVARYLKERNPAVRIVLADPMGSALYHWVLDGELLAEGSSITEGIGTSRVTANLKGTQIDSALRVDDQQCVDMVYRLLREEGLFVGSSSGINLCAAMRLAADLGPGHTVVTLLCDRGGLYARRLFNPAWLREKGLTPPA; the protein is encoded by the coding sequence ATGAACGTCTGTGAGGGTGTTACCGGTGCCATCGGTAACACCCCCTTGATCCGTCTCGCCCGGCTCAGCGCCGAGAGCGGTTGCGAGATCCTGGCCAAGGCCGAGTTCCTCAACCCTGGCGGTTCGGTGAAGGACCGGGCCGCCCTCGCGATCATCGAGGACGCCGAACGCAGTGGTCGACTGCGCGGCGGCGGCACCGTGGTCGAGGGCACCGCGGGCAATACCGGCATAGGCCTGGCGCACATCTGCGCGGCGCGGGGCTACCGCTGCATCATCGTGATCCCCGACAACCAGTCGGCAGAGAAGCTCGACCTGCTCCGCCATCTGGGCGCGGAGGTACACCCGGTGCCCCCCAAACCCTACAGCGATCCGCACAACTACCAGAAGATCGCCGGGCGCCTGGCTGCCGAATTGCCCGGAGCGATCTGGGCCAATCAGTTCGACAATACCGCCAACCGCGATGCCCACTACCGGACCACGGGGCCGGAGATCTGGCGCGACACCGATGGCCGCGTCGATGCGTTCGTCTGCGCCACCGGTACCGGCGGCACCCTGGCCGGCGTGGCGCGCTATCTCAAGGAGCGCAACCCAGCGGTGCGCATCGTGCTCGCCGACCCCATGGGCAGCGCGCTCTACCATTGGGTGCTGGACGGCGAACTGCTCGCCGAAGGCAGCTCCATCACCGAAGGCATTGGCACCAGCCGGGTGACGGCCAACCTGAAGGGCACCCAGATCGACTCGGCACTGCGGGTCGATGACCAGCAGTGCGTGGACATGGTCTATCGCCTGCTGCGCGAAGAAGGCCTGTTTGTCGGCAGCTCCAGCGGCATCAACCTCTGTGCCGCCATGCGTCTGGCCGCCGACCTAGGGCCCGGGCATACCGTGGTGACCCTACTCTGCGACCGCGGCGGCCTCTATGCCAGACGCTTGTTCAACCCGGCGTGGCTGCGGGAAAAGGGCTTGACGCCACCGGCCTGA
- a CDS encoding TRAP transporter substrate-binding protein codes for MLKSFLAMAACALALAVVSVQAASQRPILIKFSHVVADNTPKGQGALLFKQLVEERLAGKVRVEVYANSSLYGDADELEALRKNEVQLLAPSLAKFGQYTQQLQVFDLPFLFDDLDAVNRFQKRAKGRQLLRSMEAHDIVGLAYWHNGMKQLSASKALLLPTDAAGLNFRIQPSEVLDAQFRQLGAQSQAMPFAEVFEALQSGRVQGAENPWSNIYSKNLHRVQPYITETNHGVLDYMLVSNPRFWYAIPHTIRVELEGIVDEVTYAVNRQAEADNRADRQRIEASGSSQVIGLSAEQREAWRNAMRPVWRQFEAQIGADVLKAAQAVNRKSRP; via the coding sequence ATGCTCAAGTCATTCCTCGCCATGGCCGCGTGCGCCCTGGCGCTCGCCGTCGTCAGTGTCCAGGCCGCCTCCCAGAGGCCGATCCTGATCAAGTTCTCCCATGTGGTCGCCGACAACACCCCGAAGGGCCAAGGCGCCCTGCTGTTCAAGCAACTGGTCGAGGAGCGCCTGGCCGGCAAGGTCAGGGTCGAGGTCTACGCCAACTCTTCGCTCTATGGCGATGCCGATGAGCTGGAGGCGCTGCGCAAGAACGAGGTCCAGTTGCTGGCCCCGTCCCTGGCCAAGTTCGGCCAGTACACCCAGCAGCTGCAGGTGTTCGACCTGCCCTTTCTGTTCGATGATCTGGACGCGGTCAATCGCTTCCAGAAACGCGCCAAGGGCCGCCAATTGCTGCGCTCCATGGAGGCGCACGATATCGTCGGGCTGGCCTACTGGCACAACGGCATGAAGCAACTGTCGGCGAGCAAGGCCTTGCTGCTGCCGACCGACGCGGCGGGGCTGAACTTCCGCATCCAGCCTTCCGAGGTGCTCGATGCGCAGTTCCGGCAACTCGGGGCGCAATCACAGGCCATGCCGTTCGCCGAGGTGTTCGAGGCACTGCAGAGCGGACGGGTACAGGGCGCGGAGAATCCCTGGTCAAACATCTACAGCAAGAACCTGCACCGCGTGCAGCCCTATATCACCGAGACCAACCACGGCGTGCTCGACTATATGCTGGTGAGCAATCCGCGCTTCTGGTACGCCATTCCCCATACGATCCGGGTTGAACTGGAGGGCATAGTCGATGAGGTCACCTATGCGGTGAACCGCCAGGCCGAGGCCGATAACCGGGCCGACCGCCAACGCATCGAGGCCTCCGGTAGTAGCCAGGTGATCGGCCTGAGCGCCGAACAGCGCGAGGCCTGGCGCAACGCCATGCGGCCGGTGTGGCGGCAGTTCGAGGCGCAGATCGGTGCCGACGTGCTGAAGGCCGCGCAGGCCGTCAACCGCAAGTCGCGACCCTGA
- a CDS encoding EAL domain-containing protein yields MFTDAKILIVEDSPTQATELQFLLESAGCQVRVARNGVEALAFIAEQLPTIIISDIVMPQMDGYELCRQLKGDPHTASIPVILVTSLADARDVVHGLASGADNFIVKPYDEKYLMSRIRYFLVNLELRSNERVQMGVEVMLEGERHFITAGRQQILDLLISTYEQGVRLNHELLAKHDQLTRSNSLLNCLFHFTSGLSDANSERHVIQTALGRILEFPNAAGAWLLLADTEEPSGALRVAGARGRDNQYDSDKLAACSENCPCRHAWLHDQLSVPSNIAGCPALERCGEGHHASIPLVLGGETIGMLNVVRRQAQSWPEDELNALASIGRQLAMVLGRVRLFESLEQLVEQRTRALAQSEALLRKILDNLPVGVAVADSQGRLILSNPENGLIWAGPQPAELEDFARYHGAWSERGEPLKAEDWPLARAVHDGQVMRNEVIDIQAFDDSHKTTLNSAVPYLDEQGVVQGAIAVIQDISEQRQRDLEFRIRTRAVEASVNAIVITDNQRENQPIAYVNPAFERITGYRSEEVLGRNCRFLQGEDRDQAELDNIRRALSAEEEGRAILRNYRKDGSAFWNELRLSPVVNDRGKVSHFVGILHDITEAKGYQEELEHQANHDSLTGLPNRNLLNDRILQAIAFASRNQGGFTLAFMDLDNFKVVNDSLGHNAGDQLLVQVAARLEACAREVDTVARLGGDEFVILLADGGQLTRRIGVLERFKQIVAEPLSLDGQEVVVSCSIGFCCFPEDGRDIGTLMRNADTAMYQAKHQGRNRICAFTPQMNEQMQRRLLLERDMRHALQHDEFQVVYQPQLDLRNGRLCGFEALVRWSHEGKTVMPGEFIPLAEETGLIVSIDFHVFDAVCQQLQTWKYLLLNGCIAVNFSAISFMAPEFVERIQTTLQRHGVAPSLVKLEVTESMLMTDADEVLERMRTLSALGIGFSIDDFGTGYSSLGYLKRFPFSQLKIDRSFVTDVHMDPDSASLVRSMISIGHNLGIKVIAEGVESAEQLGFLRTAGCDELQGYYYSPPLPPQACLQFLGEEGELKLPPLMDGEPVCHLLLIDDEAGVLRALQRELRQENYHIRVASSGAEALNMLAAHRADVVLTDLRLTDTNGVDLLRKIRHIYPEIIRMVLSGSTDVRDILKAVNEGVIFRFITKPWDADDLRGQLRDAFAQRLLVQDNQRLREQLMAFKP; encoded by the coding sequence ATGTTCACCGACGCGAAAATCCTGATAGTTGAGGACAGCCCTACCCAGGCGACCGAATTGCAGTTTCTCCTGGAGTCAGCCGGTTGCCAGGTACGTGTCGCCCGCAACGGCGTGGAGGCGCTGGCCTTCATCGCCGAGCAGCTGCCGACCATTATCATCAGCGACATCGTCATGCCGCAGATGGATGGCTACGAGCTGTGTCGCCAGCTCAAGGGCGACCCGCACACCGCGAGCATCCCGGTGATCCTGGTCACCAGCTTGGCCGACGCGCGGGACGTGGTGCACGGCCTGGCCAGCGGCGCCGACAACTTCATCGTCAAGCCCTATGACGAGAAGTACCTGATGTCACGCATCCGCTACTTCCTGGTCAATCTCGAGCTGCGCAGCAACGAGCGGGTGCAGATGGGGGTCGAGGTTATGCTGGAGGGCGAGCGTCACTTCATCACCGCTGGGCGCCAGCAGATCCTCGACCTGCTGATCTCCACCTACGAGCAGGGCGTACGCCTCAATCACGAACTGCTGGCCAAGCACGATCAGTTGACGCGCAGCAATTCGCTGCTGAACTGCCTGTTCCACTTCACCAGCGGGCTGAGCGATGCCAACAGCGAGCGGCATGTGATCCAGACGGCCCTGGGGCGCATCCTTGAGTTCCCCAACGCGGCGGGCGCCTGGCTGCTACTGGCCGACACCGAGGAGCCAAGCGGCGCGTTGCGCGTGGCCGGGGCCCGTGGGCGCGACAACCAGTACGACAGTGATAAGCTGGCCGCCTGTTCGGAGAACTGCCCGTGCCGCCATGCCTGGCTGCACGATCAACTGAGTGTGCCGAGCAATATCGCGGGCTGCCCGGCGCTGGAGCGGTGCGGTGAGGGCCACCACGCGAGCATCCCCCTGGTGCTCGGCGGCGAAACCATCGGCATGCTCAACGTAGTGCGCCGCCAGGCGCAGAGCTGGCCTGAGGACGAGCTCAACGCGCTGGCCTCGATCGGCCGGCAGCTGGCCATGGTGCTGGGCCGGGTCCGCCTGTTCGAGAGCCTGGAGCAGCTGGTCGAGCAGCGTACCCGGGCGCTGGCACAGAGCGAAGCGCTGCTGCGCAAGATTCTCGACAACCTGCCGGTGGGAGTCGCCGTAGCCGACAGCCAGGGTCGGCTGATTCTCAGCAACCCTGAGAACGGGCTGATCTGGGCCGGCCCACAGCCGGCCGAGCTGGAGGACTTCGCCCGTTACCATGGTGCCTGGTCGGAGCGTGGCGAGCCGTTGAAGGCGGAGGATTGGCCGCTGGCCAGGGCCGTGCACGATGGCCAGGTGATGCGTAACGAGGTCATCGACATCCAGGCCTTCGACGACAGCCACAAGACCACCCTCAACTCGGCGGTACCCTACCTCGATGAGCAGGGCGTGGTGCAGGGCGCCATCGCGGTGATCCAGGACATCAGCGAACAACGCCAGCGCGACCTGGAGTTCCGCATCCGCACCCGGGCAGTCGAAGCCAGCGTCAACGCCATCGTCATCACCGACAATCAGCGCGAAAACCAGCCGATCGCCTACGTCAACCCGGCCTTCGAGCGCATCACCGGCTACCGTAGCGAGGAGGTGCTGGGACGCAACTGCCGTTTCCTGCAGGGCGAGGACAGGGACCAAGCGGAGCTCGACAATATCCGCCGGGCGCTAAGCGCCGAGGAGGAGGGCAGGGCCATTCTGCGTAATTACCGCAAGGACGGCTCGGCCTTCTGGAACGAGCTGCGCTTGTCCCCGGTGGTGAACGATCGCGGCAAGGTCAGCCACTTCGTCGGCATCCTGCACGACATCACCGAGGCCAAGGGCTACCAGGAAGAGCTGGAGCATCAGGCCAACCACGACAGCCTGACCGGACTGCCCAACCGCAACCTGCTCAACGACCGCATACTCCAGGCCATTGCGTTCGCCAGCCGCAACCAGGGCGGGTTCACCCTGGCATTCATGGACCTCGACAACTTCAAGGTGGTCAACGACAGCCTCGGCCACAATGCCGGCGACCAGTTGCTGGTTCAGGTGGCCGCACGCCTGGAGGCTTGCGCCCGGGAAGTCGACACCGTGGCCCGGCTGGGTGGCGATGAGTTCGTCATCCTGCTGGCCGATGGGGGGCAGCTGACCCGGCGCATCGGCGTCCTCGAGCGCTTCAAGCAGATCGTCGCCGAGCCCCTGAGCCTCGACGGCCAGGAAGTCGTGGTCAGTTGCAGCATTGGCTTCTGCTGCTTCCCCGAGGACGGCAGGGATATCGGTACCCTGATGCGCAACGCCGATACCGCCATGTACCAGGCCAAGCATCAGGGGCGTAACCGCATCTGTGCCTTCACCCCGCAGATGAACGAGCAGATGCAGCGGCGCCTGTTGCTCGAACGGGATATGCGCCATGCCCTGCAGCACGATGAATTCCAGGTGGTCTACCAGCCGCAACTGGACCTGCGCAACGGCCGCCTGTGCGGTTTCGAGGCGCTGGTACGCTGGAGTCACGAGGGCAAGACGGTGATGCCCGGCGAGTTCATTCCGCTGGCCGAGGAGACCGGCTTGATCGTCAGCATCGACTTCCACGTCTTCGACGCCGTTTGCCAGCAGTTGCAGACCTGGAAGTACCTGTTGCTGAACGGCTGCATCGCCGTGAACTTCTCCGCCATCAGCTTCATGGCGCCGGAGTTCGTCGAACGCATCCAGACGACGCTGCAGCGGCACGGGGTTGCGCCGTCCCTGGTCAAGCTGGAGGTGACCGAGTCCATGCTGATGACCGATGCCGACGAAGTGCTGGAGCGGATGCGCACCTTGAGCGCCTTGGGCATCGGCTTCTCGATCGACGATTTCGGTACCGGCTATTCGTCCCTGGGATACCTCAAGCGCTTCCCCTTCAGCCAGCTGAAGATCGATCGCAGCTTCGTCACCGACGTGCATATGGACCCGGACAGTGCCTCGCTGGTGCGTTCGATGATCTCCATTGGCCACAACCTCGGCATCAAGGTGATTGCCGAGGGCGTGGAAAGTGCAGAACAGCTCGGGTTCCTGCGCACCGCCGGCTGCGACGAACTCCAGGGCTACTATTATTCGCCGCCGCTGCCGCCCCAGGCCTGCCTGCAGTTTCTCGGCGAGGAGGGCGAACTGAAACTGCCGCCGCTGATGGACGGCGAGCCGGTATGTCATCTGCTGCTGATCGACGATGAAGCCGGGGTACTCAGGGCGCTGCAGCGCGAACTGCGCCAGGAGAACTACCATATTCGGGTCGCCAGCAGCGGCGCCGAGGCGCTGAACATGTTGGCGGCCCATAGAGCCGACGTGGTACTGACCGACCTGCGCCTGACCGATACGAACGGGGTGGACCTCCTGCGCAAGATCAGGCACATCTATCCGGAAATCATCCGCATGGTGCTCAGCGGCTCTACCGACGTGCGCGACATCCTCAAGGCCGTCAACGAAGGGGTGATCTTCCGCTTCATCACCAAGCCCTGGGACGCCGATGACCTGCGGGGCCAGCTGCGCGATGCCTTCGCCCAACGCCTGCTGGTGCAGGACAACCAACGTCTACGGGAGCAGCTGATGGCGTTCAAGCCTTGA
- a CDS encoding TolC family protein — protein sequence MKPFIPALLALALSACALGPDYRTPATAPAQLSHAAAAGHDRSRFEALWWQQFEDPTLNQLVEQSLEDNRELRVAFARLRAARAIRDDVANDRLPTVTGRASGEIGKAQQPGVSERRLNAERYDLGLDLAWELDLFGRIQRQLEASEAQIEVAEADYQQLQVSLIGELVDAYGSLRGAQLREGIARANLDNQRESRAITEQLRDAGVGSELDVLRSDARLAATEASLPQLQAEQVRARNRIATLLGQRPEQLSVDLSAQPLPAIAKALPIGDPAELLRRRPDVRAAERQLAAATASIGVATADLFPRVSLSGFLGFTAGRGSQLGASAARAWGVAPTIDWAAFDLGSLRARLRGAEAEAEGALANYEQRVLLALEESENAFSDYGKRQQRLLALVRQSEASRAAAAQAAVRYREGTVDFLVLLDAERERLAAEDAQAQAEVELYRGIVAIYKALGGGWQPQA from the coding sequence ATGAAACCCTTCATCCCTGCCCTGCTCGCCCTGGCACTGAGCGCCTGCGCCCTGGGCCCGGACTACCGGACGCCGGCGACCGCGCCGGCACAGCTGAGCCACGCCGCAGCAGCCGGCCATGACCGCTCGCGTTTCGAGGCGCTGTGGTGGCAGCAGTTCGAGGACCCGACCCTGAACCAGTTGGTCGAGCAGTCGCTCGAGGACAACCGCGAACTGCGGGTGGCCTTCGCCCGCCTGCGTGCCGCCCGGGCCATCCGCGACGATGTCGCCAACGATCGTCTGCCGACCGTTACCGGGCGCGCCAGCGGCGAGATCGGCAAGGCCCAGCAGCCCGGCGTCAGCGAACGACGGCTGAACGCCGAACGCTACGATCTGGGTCTTGATCTGGCGTGGGAGCTCGATCTGTTCGGCCGCATCCAGCGCCAGTTGGAGGCCAGCGAGGCGCAGATCGAGGTGGCCGAAGCCGACTACCAGCAGCTGCAGGTCAGCCTGATCGGCGAGCTGGTCGATGCCTATGGCAGCCTGCGTGGCGCCCAGCTGCGCGAAGGCATCGCCCGCGCCAACCTGGACAACCAGCGCGAGTCCCGCGCCATCACCGAACAGCTGCGCGATGCCGGCGTCGGCAGCGAGCTGGACGTGCTGCGCAGCGACGCACGCCTGGCCGCCACCGAGGCCAGCCTGCCGCAGCTGCAGGCCGAGCAGGTGCGTGCTCGCAACCGTATCGCCACCCTTCTCGGCCAGCGCCCGGAGCAGCTCAGCGTCGATCTGTCGGCGCAGCCGCTGCCGGCGATCGCCAAGGCCCTGCCGATCGGCGACCCGGCCGAGTTGCTGCGCCGGCGCCCCGATGTGCGGGCCGCGGAGCGGCAACTGGCGGCCGCCACCGCCAGCATCGGCGTGGCCACCGCCGACCTGTTCCCGCGGGTCAGCCTGAGTGGTTTTCTCGGTTTCACCGCCGGCCGGGGTTCGCAGCTGGGCGCCTCGGCGGCGCGTGCCTGGGGCGTCGCACCGACCATCGACTGGGCCGCTTTCGACCTGGGTAGCCTGCGCGCCCGGCTGCGCGGGGCCGAAGCAGAAGCCGAGGGCGCCCTGGCCAACTATGAACAGCGGGTGCTGCTGGCCCTGGAGGAGTCGGAGAACGCCTTCAGCGACTATGGCAAACGACAACAGCGCCTGCTCGCCCTGGTGCGCCAGTCCGAAGCCAGCCGCGCCGCGGCCGCGCAGGCTGCCGTACGTTACCGCGAAGGCACCGTGGACTTCCTGGTGTTGCTGGATGCCGAACGCGAACGGCTGGCCGCCGAGGATGCCCAGGCCCAGGCGGAAGTCGAGCTGTACCGCGGCATAGTCGCCATCTACAAGGCCCTCGGCGGCGGTTGGCAACCCCAGGCCTGA
- a CDS encoding SDR family oxidoreductase: protein MSKVAIVTGASRGIGAAIARRLAGDGIRVVVNYSSRPADAEQVVRAIVRAGGEAYAVLADVTDPVAVEALFDQAEVRFGAVDILINNAGIIQPGMVSLADSDDALYQRLFATNTKGTFNTLRLAATRLREGGRIVNFSSSAVAMALPGYSLYAASKAAVESLTRIFAKELRGRHICVNAIAPGPTATDLFLSGKSAEMVERLAKQAPLERLGTPQDIANAVAFLVGAQGAWVNGQVLRVNGGLI from the coding sequence ATGTCGAAAGTAGCCATAGTCACAGGCGCCTCACGGGGAATCGGCGCGGCCATTGCCAGGCGGCTGGCCGGCGACGGTATCCGCGTGGTGGTGAACTACAGCTCGCGACCCGCCGATGCCGAGCAGGTGGTGCGCGCTATCGTCCGTGCCGGCGGCGAGGCCTATGCGGTGCTGGCCGATGTCACCGACCCGGTCGCCGTCGAAGCCCTGTTCGACCAGGCCGAAGTGCGGTTCGGCGCCGTCGACATCCTGATCAACAACGCCGGCATCATCCAGCCCGGCATGGTCAGTCTCGCCGACAGCGACGACGCCCTGTACCAGCGCCTGTTCGCGACCAACACCAAGGGGACCTTCAACACCCTGCGCCTGGCGGCGACACGCCTGCGTGAGGGCGGCCGGATCGTCAACTTCTCCTCCAGCGCGGTGGCCATGGCGCTACCCGGCTATTCGCTCTATGCCGCGTCCAAGGCGGCGGTGGAGAGCCTCACCCGGATATTCGCCAAGGAGCTGCGAGGACGGCATATCTGTGTCAATGCCATAGCGCCTGGCCCCACGGCAACCGACCTGTTCCTCAGTGGCAAGAGCGCCGAGATGGTCGAGCGCCTGGCCAAGCAGGCCCCACTGGAGCGGTTGGGCACGCCGCAGGACATCGCCAATGCCGTGGCCTTCCTGGTCGGCGCGCAGGGCGCCTGGGTCAATGGCCAGGTGTTGCGGGTCAACGGGGGACTGATCTAG
- a CDS encoding Mut7-C RNAse domain-containing protein yields MVHATFRFYEELNDFLAPARRRRAFDCDCAQAATVKHMIEALGVPHTEVELVLLNGESVGFERMLLDGDRVAVYPKFERLDISPLLKVRDRPLRVLRFVADAHLGGLARLLRMLGFDTLYDNHFEDATIAELAARQGRIVLTRDRELLKRRLISHGCYVHALKPALQLRELFERLDLARCIEPFSRCLHCNLPLQPIDLEEAREQLPSRIGYSYSHFMQCGGCRRLYWEGSHWRNMCALLAPLLRAQAPPYE; encoded by the coding sequence ATGGTCCACGCCACCTTTCGCTTCTATGAGGAGCTCAACGATTTCCTGGCGCCGGCACGGCGGCGCAGGGCGTTCGACTGCGACTGCGCCCAGGCGGCGACCGTCAAGCACATGATCGAAGCACTCGGCGTGCCCCATACCGAAGTGGAACTGGTATTGCTCAACGGCGAGTCGGTCGGTTTCGAGCGGATGTTGCTGGACGGCGACCGGGTGGCGGTCTATCCGAAGTTCGAGCGCCTGGACATCAGCCCGTTGCTGAAGGTGCGCGATCGTCCGTTACGGGTGCTGCGCTTTGTCGCCGATGCCCATCTCGGCGGCCTGGCCCGCCTGCTCCGTATGCTCGGCTTCGACACGCTCTACGACAACCATTTCGAGGATGCGACGATCGCCGAATTGGCCGCCCGGCAAGGGCGCATCGTCTTGACCCGGGACCGCGAGCTGCTCAAGCGCCGGCTGATCAGCCATGGCTGCTACGTGCATGCACTCAAGCCCGCGCTGCAACTGCGCGAGCTGTTCGAGCGCCTCGATCTGGCCCGCTGTATCGAGCCCTTCAGCCGCTGTCTGCATTGCAACTTGCCGTTGCAGCCCATCGATCTGGAGGAGGCCCGCGAGCAACTGCCCAGTCGCATCGGCTACAGCTACTCGCATTTCATGCAGTGTGGCGGCTGTCGTCGCCTGTATTGGGAGGGTAGCCACTGGCGCAACATGTGCGCCCTGCTGGCGCCGCTGTTGCGGGCACAGGCCCCGCCCTACGAATGA
- a CDS encoding putative bifunctional diguanylate cyclase/phosphodiesterase: MLVASYDFSLVLTSLAVAILASYTALDLAGRIATARGLAQSLWIGGGAVAMGIGIWSMHFIGMLAFSLPIDLGYDVPITLLSLAMAMLASGFALWLVSQPQMLRWHWLLGALVMGAGISSMHYLGMAALRMQPGIDYDPLLVGLSLLIAVAASAAALWIAFRLRWPGPFVRMARLGAAVLMGTAIVGMHYTGMAAANFPQGSFCLAAGGGLDSAWLATLVGMATLAVLAIALLTSVLDARMQDRVAKLNQSLAQANLELTQLALHDPLTKLPNRLLLEDRVGQYIEKMAREGGHFALMFMDLDGFKPVNDAYGHHVGDLLLSAVGARLRERLRAQDTLARVGGDEFVLLAELRAPNDAVGLANQLIQLVSQPFRVGEHELRVSTSVGIALYPGDGEDQQSLLLNADAAMYHAKGNGKNGYSFFEASMNANARNQLQLLHDLRMALERGEFCLYYQPKFDALNGRPTGAEALLRWQHPVRGLLLPDEFIELAEKTGLIIAIGDWVLQQACRQMREWYDQGHHDWRVAVNLSALQFCHADLIESVADALAQHELPANCLTLEITETTAMRDADASLRVLEQLAALGVDLSIDDFGTGYSSLLYLKRLPANELKIDRGFVRDLAQDSDDAAIVSAVVALGQALNLRIVAEGVETLQQKSFLTNLGCNVLQGFLLGHPLPPQQFIQALERGELVGVE; the protein is encoded by the coding sequence ATGCTGGTTGCGAGTTACGATTTTTCCCTGGTGCTAACCTCCCTGGCCGTGGCCATCCTGGCGTCCTATACCGCGCTTGACCTGGCCGGGCGCATCGCCACCGCCAGAGGCCTCGCGCAGTCCTTGTGGATAGGCGGCGGCGCCGTGGCCATGGGCATCGGTATCTGGTCCATGCACTTTATCGGCATGCTCGCCTTTAGCCTGCCGATTGACCTTGGCTACGACGTCCCCATTACTCTGCTGTCCCTGGCGATGGCGATGCTCGCCTCGGGATTCGCCCTGTGGCTGGTGAGCCAGCCGCAGATGCTGCGCTGGCACTGGCTGCTCGGCGCCCTGGTAATGGGCGCCGGCATCAGTTCGATGCATTACCTCGGCATGGCCGCGCTGCGCATGCAGCCGGGGATCGACTATGACCCGTTGCTCGTCGGCCTGTCCCTGCTGATCGCTGTGGCGGCGTCCGCGGCCGCGCTGTGGATCGCCTTCCGCCTGCGCTGGCCCGGGCCCTTCGTGCGCATGGCGCGCCTCGGCGCGGCCGTACTGATGGGCACCGCCATCGTCGGCATGCATTACACCGGCATGGCCGCGGCCAACTTTCCCCAGGGCAGTTTCTGCCTGGCCGCCGGGGGAGGGCTCGACAGCGCCTGGCTGGCCACACTGGTCGGCATGGCCACCCTCGCGGTGCTGGCCATCGCCTTGCTCACCTCGGTGCTCGATGCACGCATGCAGGACCGTGTCGCCAAATTGAACCAGTCCCTGGCCCAGGCCAATCTGGAGCTGACCCAGCTGGCCCTGCACGACCCCTTGACCAAACTGCCCAACCGCCTGCTGCTGGAGGATCGCGTCGGCCAGTACATCGAGAAGATGGCGCGGGAGGGCGGGCATTTCGCCCTGATGTTCATGGACCTCGACGGCTTCAAGCCGGTCAACGATGCCTATGGCCACCATGTCGGCGACCTGCTGCTGAGCGCCGTGGGCGCGCGCCTGCGCGAGCGGCTACGGGCGCAGGACACCCTGGCGCGGGTGGGCGGCGACGAGTTCGTGCTGTTGGCGGAGCTGCGCGCGCCGAACGATGCGGTCGGCCTTGCCAACCAGCTTATCCAGCTGGTCAGCCAGCCGTTCCGGGTCGGCGAGCATGAGCTGCGCGTCTCCACCAGCGTCGGCATCGCCCTCTACCCGGGGGACGGCGAGGACCAGCAAAGCCTGCTGCTCAACGCCGATGCGGCGATGTACCACGCCAAGGGGAACGGGAAGAACGGCTACAGCTTCTTCGAGGCGTCGATGAACGCCAACGCCCGTAACCAGCTGCAGTTGCTGCACGACCTGCGCATGGCCCTGGAGCGTGGAGAATTCTGCCTCTACTATCAGCCCAAGTTCGATGCGCTGAACGGTCGTCCGACAGGCGCCGAGGCCTTGCTGCGATGGCAACACCCGGTGCGGGGCCTGCTGCTGCCGGACGAATTCATCGAGCTGGCGGAGAAGACCGGGTTGATCATCGCCATCGGCGACTGGGTGCTGCAGCAGGCCTGCAGGCAGATGCGCGAATGGTACGATCAGGGGCACCACGACTGGCGCGTGGCGGTCAACCTGTCGGCGCTGCAGTTCTGTCATGCCGACCTGATCGAGAGCGTCGCCGATGCCCTGGCGCAGCATGAGCTGCCGGCCAACTGCCTGACCCTGGAAATCACCGAAACCACCGCCATGCGCGACGCCGACGCCAGCCTGCGGGTACTCGAGCAGCTGGCGGCACTGGGCGTCGATCTGTCCATCGACGACTTCGGCACCGGCTACTCCAGCCTGCTCTATCTCAAGCGCCTGCCGGCCAACGAGTTGAAGATCGACAGGGGCTTCGTGCGCGACCTGGCCCAGGACAGCGACGATGCCGCGATCGTCTCGGCCGTCGTCGCCCTGGGCCAGGCGCTGAACCTGCGCATCGTCGCCGAAGGCGTGGAGACCCTGCAGCAGAAGAGTTTCCTGACCAACCTCGGTTGCAACGTGCTGCAGGGCTTTCTCCTCGGGCATCCACTGCCGCCCCAGCAATTCATCCAGGCCCTGGAGCGTGGCGAACTGGTCGGCGTCGAATGA